Proteins from a single region of Chryseobacterium sp. T16E-39:
- a CDS encoding TIGR00730 family Rossman fold protein — MLRKVAVFCGSSLSNKEIYHENAIQLGQLLASNNIELVYGGSDTGLMGILASAVIDNGGTVIGVLPDFLKKREIAHNKLSQLIVVNTMHERKAMMNELSDAFIALPGGLGTLDELFEMLTWLQLGLHQKQIILLNIDGFYDPLLAFLQTMSDQKFLKPLDPSRFLVCNSTEDGIKALKNRMP, encoded by the coding sequence ATGCTAAGAAAGGTGGCTGTTTTTTGTGGTTCAAGTTTAAGTAATAAAGAAATATACCATGAGAACGCAATTCAACTGGGTCAACTGCTTGCCAGTAATAATATAGAGTTGGTTTATGGAGGTTCAGATACCGGACTGATGGGAATATTAGCCAGTGCAGTCATTGACAATGGTGGAACAGTTATTGGTGTTTTGCCAGATTTCCTGAAAAAAAGGGAAATAGCCCATAATAAACTCAGTCAGTTGATTGTAGTCAATACGATGCATGAACGAAAAGCAATGATGAATGAACTATCGGATGCTTTTATTGCATTACCAGGTGGGCTGGGAACGCTGGACGAATTATTTGAGATGCTGACATGGTTGCAACTCGGACTCCATCAAAAACAGATTATCCTTCTTAACATCGATGGTTTTTATGATCCTCTTTTAGCATTCTTGCAAACAATGTCTGACCAGAAATTCCTGAAACCTTTGGATCCATCCCGCTTTTTAGTTTGTAATTCGACGGAGGATGGAATTAAAGCATTAAAAAACAGAATGCCATAA
- a CDS encoding lipocalin family protein encodes MMKSFSYLFIFFLTAISSNAFSQQIQKEMIVGKWQPYLSTLEAYDFTGKKEVKTDSKFSANDIMQFNADGSINDGGQRYYSYSIEPDTKTLYLFDELHYEKKFEISQLDKTTMKLIMRVAETHNERTSRGIWTLILKRKK; translated from the coding sequence ATGATGAAGTCATTTAGCTACCTGTTTATTTTCTTTTTGACGGCGATTTCCTCCAATGCCTTTTCACAACAAATCCAGAAAGAGATGATCGTAGGGAAATGGCAGCCTTATCTTTCAACATTGGAAGCGTACGATTTTACAGGAAAAAAAGAGGTGAAAACTGATTCAAAATTTTCGGCTAATGATATTATGCAGTTTAACGCGGATGGTTCAATTAATGATGGTGGACAGAGATATTATTCTTATTCGATAGAGCCTGATACCAAAACTTTATATTTATTTGACGAACTTCATTACGAGAAGAAATTCGAAATCAGCCAATTGGATAAAACGACGATGAAACTTATCATGCGTGTTGCTGAAACCCATAACGAACGGACAAGCCGTGGGATCTGGACATTGATACTTAAACGAAAAAAATAA
- a CDS encoding carboxymuconolactone decarboxylase family protein, translated as MSTRIKIDQVEPGGYEAIVGLEKFIETFPLSQIHKGLIKIRASQINGCAFCLDKHTKEAYLEGETEQRIYALGIWRDTSFFTHEERVILALTEEVTLIGNHVKDETYHEALEALGESYLAQTILAIITINAWNRIGITTQMVPV; from the coding sequence ATGTCAACACGTATCAAAATCGATCAGGTAGAACCGGGAGGCTATGAAGCAATTGTAGGTCTTGAAAAATTTATTGAAACATTTCCATTGTCGCAGATCCATAAAGGATTGATTAAAATCAGAGCTTCACAAATCAATGGTTGTGCATTCTGTTTAGACAAACATACGAAAGAAGCCTATCTTGAAGGTGAAACAGAGCAGCGTATATACGCTTTGGGCATATGGCGGGATACCTCATTTTTCACGCATGAAGAGCGCGTTATATTAGCGCTTACAGAAGAAGTAACTCTGATTGGAAATCATGTAAAGGACGAGACCTATCACGAAGCGTTGGAAGCCTTAGGAGAAAGTTACCTGGCGCAAACGATTCTCGCTATAATAACGATCAATGCATGGAACAGAATAGGAATTACAACTCAGATGGTTCCTGTCTAG